Proteins found in one Opitutaceae bacterium genomic segment:
- the fabG gene encoding 3-oxoacyl-[acyl-carrier-protein] reductase, whose protein sequence is MTFQNRTAIVTGAGRGIGKAIAEVLARNGVTVICISKSADSCGAVAEAINASGGKAKSLAVDVSDGAAIAKAAESLLAEHGKIDILVNNAGITRDGLIARMSEEDWNAVIQTNLTSAFHWTKAIGWPMCRARYGRIINIASVVGIVGNAGQANYAAAKGGMIAMTKSIAKEFARRNVTANVVAPGFIKTDMTSILNEEVQKAAVAMIPMQRFGEATDIAHMTAFLASEEAGYVTGQVFTVDGGMAM, encoded by the coding sequence ATGACATTCCAGAATCGCACCGCAATCGTCACCGGCGCCGGACGCGGCATCGGCAAGGCAATCGCAGAGGTCCTCGCCCGCAACGGCGTCACGGTCATCTGCATCTCAAAGTCAGCGGATAGCTGCGGTGCGGTCGCGGAGGCAATCAACGCCTCGGGTGGCAAGGCGAAGTCGCTGGCGGTCGACGTGTCGGATGGCGCCGCGATTGCGAAAGCCGCCGAGTCCCTGCTGGCGGAACACGGGAAGATCGATATCCTGGTGAACAACGCCGGCATCACGCGCGATGGCTTGATCGCCCGCATGTCTGAGGAGGACTGGAATGCGGTGATCCAGACCAACCTGACGAGCGCCTTCCATTGGACGAAGGCAATTGGCTGGCCGATGTGTCGCGCGCGATATGGACGAATTATCAACATCGCGTCCGTCGTGGGCATTGTGGGAAATGCGGGCCAGGCCAACTATGCGGCTGCAAAAGGCGGAATGATCGCGATGACCAAGTCGATCGCCAAGGAATTTGCGCGTCGCAACGTCACCGCGAACGTGGTGGCTCCGGGCTTCATCAAGACCGATATGACTTCGATTCTGAACGAAGAGGTTCAAAAGGCCGCCGTGGCGATGATCCCCATGCAGCGCTTCGGGGAGGCGACCGACATCGCGCATATGACCGCTTTCCTCGCTTCAGAGGAGGCCGGCTACGTCACAGGGCAAGTTTTTACCGTTGACGGCGGCATGGCGATGTGA
- the acpP gene encoding acyl carrier protein, translated as MADQKTIEQRVKEIIVNQLNVNEEQITPQASFLDDLGADSLDTVELIMAFEEEFKDEIKGEIPEADAEKLQTVGQVIDYITSKAAAK; from the coding sequence ATGGCTGACCAAAAAACCATCGAGCAACGCGTCAAAGAGATCATCGTTAACCAGCTCAATGTTAACGAAGAGCAGATCACCCCGCAGGCGTCCTTCTTGGATGATCTCGGCGCCGATTCCCTCGACACCGTCGAGCTGATCATGGCTTTCGAGGAGGAGTTCAAGGATGAGATCAAGGGCGAGATCCCGGAGGCTGACGCCGAGAAGCTCCAGACGGTTGGCCAGGTGATCGACTACATCACCTCAAAAGCCGCCGCCAAATAA